From a single Pseudomonas cremoricolorata genomic region:
- a CDS encoding RHS repeat-associated core domain-containing protein: protein MSDHLDGISAAHTFNPAAPRGSSARHYSPYGVCASDIPSSLGYTGQRKDSITGCYPLGNGYRSYSPELMRFQSPDSMSPFGKGGINTYAYCTSDPINHIDPTGHYIDVAGMVLRGIGMLSSALTLAYNFLGPVPTTRVSLNAARISTLGSLLSLGSSAAQFAGVQSAVFGANVGTAISVVGTSVRAVYSAFGSGSQPIRQMKDNWKLLTSGPVPSAADRLDAASPDIVVMSWRAKETTTPHSVISQASGGARLRPPAAKVAKIRDSRSNSA, encoded by the coding sequence ATGTCTGACCACCTCGATGGGATAAGCGCAGCACATACCTTTAACCCCGCAGCGCCGCGCGGATCATCTGCGCGGCATTACTCGCCCTACGGCGTCTGCGCGTCAGATATTCCGAGCTCACTGGGTTATACCGGACAGCGAAAAGACTCGATCACCGGATGTTACCCGCTGGGCAACGGGTATCGAAGCTATAGCCCTGAGCTCATGCGATTTCAATCTCCTGATTCGATGAGCCCCTTTGGCAAGGGCGGAATCAATACTTACGCCTACTGCACTAGCGACCCTATCAACCACATCGACCCCACCGGTCACTACATTGATGTGGCAGGAATGGTACTGAGGGGAATAGGCATGCTCTCCAGCGCACTGACCTTGGCTTACAACTTCTTGGGTCCAGTACCGACAACCCGCGTTTCACTCAATGCTGCGCGCATTAGTACGCTGGGATCCTTGCTGAGTCTCGGGAGTTCGGCTGCGCAGTTTGCTGGCGTGCAGAGTGCAGTGTTTGGCGCAAACGTGGGCACCGCGATCAGTGTCGTCGGTACCAGTGTGCGGGCAGTCTACTCTGCCTTCGGTTCTGGTAGTCAGCCAATCAGACAAATGAAGGACAATTGGAAGTTGCTGACAAGCGGCCCCGTGCCAAGTGCGGCGGACCGGTTGGATGCAGCGTCGCCGGATATCGTTGTAATGTCGTGGCGGGCGAAAGAGACTACTACTCCACACAGCGTTATTTCTCAAGCCAGTGGTGGGGCGCGACTTCGTCCTCCAGCTGCGAAAGTCGCAAAGATACGCGACAGTCGCTCAAACAGCGCCTAG
- a CDS encoding electron transfer flavoprotein subunit beta → MSTKVISLVSIGAHPSSGRTRRAEQDARAVELGLQLAGEHLQVVHAGDHREEALRAYLGMGLDHLDVLEQPAGADVLGVLGDYLRDAGAQLVLTGSQAETGEGSGMLPFLLAEQLGWPLIVGLAEVESIDNGTAQVLQALPRGQRRRLKVRLPLLATVDNAAPTPRQSAFGPARRGVLAAQDVAVVDDELLADAQLQPARPRPKRLKVIKAKSGADRMKAATAKASGGGGKVMKDVTAQEGADAIVKLLVEEGVLR, encoded by the coding sequence ATGAGTACGAAAGTCATCAGCCTGGTTTCCATCGGCGCCCACCCAAGCTCGGGGCGCACCCGGCGTGCCGAGCAGGATGCGCGCGCCGTGGAGCTGGGCCTGCAACTGGCCGGCGAACACCTACAGGTAGTGCACGCCGGCGATCACCGCGAAGAGGCTCTGCGCGCCTACCTGGGCATGGGCCTGGATCACCTCGATGTGCTTGAGCAACCGGCAGGCGCCGATGTGCTCGGTGTGCTCGGCGACTACCTGCGCGATGCCGGTGCGCAACTGGTGCTTACCGGTAGCCAGGCCGAGACCGGCGAAGGCTCGGGGATGTTGCCGTTCCTGCTGGCCGAGCAGTTGGGCTGGCCGCTGATCGTTGGCCTGGCTGAAGTCGAATCCATCGACAACGGCACCGCCCAGGTGCTGCAAGCCCTGCCCCGCGGTCAGCGGAGGCGTCTGAAGGTGCGTCTGCCGTTGCTGGCGACCGTCGACAACGCCGCGCCGACGCCACGCCAGAGCGCCTTCGGCCCGGCCCGTCGCGGCGTGCTGGCGGCCCAGGACGTGGCAGTGGTGGACGACGAACTGCTGGCCGATGCGCAACTGCAACCGGCCCGGCCCCGGCCCAAGCGCCTCAAGGTCATCAAGGCCAAGAGCGGTGCCGACCGCATGAAGGCCGCCACGGCCAAGGCCAGTGGTGGCGGTGGCAAGGTGATGAAGGATGTCACTGCCCAGGAAGGCGCCGATGCGATCGTCAAGCTGTTGGTCGAGGAGGGGGTTTTGCGCTGA
- a CDS encoding electron transfer flavoprotein subunit alpha/FixB family protein, producing the protein MSDIIRRDPRVEWIARNRLHPLHAAMQTQQTSWMGPNGLMRKNTHAIAAGFMGPNGLKRIDRSGAQQGTAAGGRRSAAAEVQLPLHQVVDPAFYIAVVPDMVGGRLGAHDKDLLGLAHSLAGKDGAVLAIVFGEHKESAFDTAGVDRLLVIEGDAYKGYAPEQLVQGLRAVDNQFAPRHWLLPDSRAGGGELGRRLAAAMGERPATRVWQVKDEECIGRAGAGQQDLHRPLARVILASSECADPVSDTRHEALPVELSAPVARSLSRIEDLGSVAVDPAAIAMAEAEFIVSGGNGIKDWDLYHKATAALGATEGASRVAVDDGHMPRNRQVGATGTWVTARVYMAVGISGAIQHLQGIGACDKVIAVNMDPGCDMIKRADLSIIGDSTAILQALIEAVENFRSGGQRDAA; encoded by the coding sequence ATGAGCGACATCATCCGCCGCGATCCACGTGTCGAGTGGATCGCCCGTAACCGCCTGCATCCGCTGCACGCAGCGATGCAGACGCAACAGACCAGCTGGATGGGCCCCAACGGCCTGATGCGCAAGAACACCCATGCCATCGCTGCCGGCTTCATGGGCCCCAACGGCCTCAAGCGTATCGACCGCAGCGGCGCCCAGCAGGGCACCGCCGCCGGTGGCCGGCGCAGTGCTGCCGCCGAAGTGCAACTGCCGCTGCACCAGGTGGTCGATCCGGCGTTCTACATCGCCGTGGTGCCGGATATGGTCGGTGGGCGTCTGGGCGCCCACGACAAAGACCTGCTCGGCCTGGCCCACAGCCTGGCCGGCAAGGACGGAGCGGTGCTGGCCATCGTCTTCGGCGAGCACAAGGAAAGCGCCTTCGACACCGCTGGCGTCGACCGCCTGCTGGTGATCGAAGGCGATGCCTACAAAGGCTACGCCCCCGAGCAACTGGTGCAGGGGCTGCGCGCCGTAGACAACCAGTTCGCCCCGCGTCACTGGCTGCTGCCTGACAGCCGCGCCGGTGGCGGCGAGTTGGGCCGGCGCCTGGCCGCGGCCATGGGCGAGCGCCCGGCGACGCGCGTGTGGCAGGTCAAGGACGAGGAATGCATCGGCCGCGCCGGTGCCGGCCAGCAAGACCTGCATCGCCCGTTGGCGCGGGTGATCCTGGCGTCCTCGGAATGTGCCGACCCGGTCAGCGATACCCGTCACGAAGCCTTGCCGGTGGAGTTGTCGGCGCCGGTCGCGCGCAGCCTGTCGCGCATCGAAGACCTCGGTTCGGTGGCGGTCGACCCGGCGGCCATCGCCATGGCCGAAGCCGAATTCATCGTCTCGGGCGGCAACGGCATCAAGGACTGGGATTTGTACCACAAGGCCACGGCGGCCCTGGGCGCCACCGAAGGTGCCTCGCGGGTGGCAGTGGACGACGGCCACATGCCGCGTAATCGCCAGGTCGGTGCCACCGGCACCTGGGTCACCGCACGGGTGTACATGGCCGTCGGTATTTCCGGCGCCATTCAGCACCTGCAGGGCATTGGTGCCTGCGACAAGGTGATCGCGGTGAACATGGACCCGGGCTGCGACATGATCAAACGTGCCGACCTGTCGATCATTGGCGACAGTACGGCGATTCTTCAGGCCCTGATCGAGGCGGTGGAAAACTTCCGCAGCGGCGGCCAGCGTGACGCGGCGTGA
- the dgcB gene encoding dimethylglycine demethylation protein DgcB, whose protein sequence is MLNTLLPILLFTALALAVLGALRRVRMWRRGRPSKVNLIGGLLAMPRRYLVDLHHVVERDKYMSNTHVATAGGFVLSAALAILVHGFGLQNKILGYALLVATVIMFSGAIFVFKRRLNPPSRLSKGPWMRLPKSLLVFAASFFIATLPVAGILPANTGGWVMVAVLGLGVLWGVSELFFGMTWGGPMKHAFAGALHLAWHRRSERFGGGRSTGLKPLDLEDPKAPLGVEKPADFTWNQLLGFDACVQCGKCEAMCPAFAAGQPLNPKKLIQDMVVGLAGGTDAKFAGSPYPGKPIGEHGGHPHQPIVNGLVDAETLWSCTTCRACVEECPMMIEHVDAIVDMRRHLTLEKGATPNKGAEVLDNLIATDNPGGFNPGGRMNWAADLNLKLLSEVKSTEVLFWVGDGAFDMRNQRTLRAFVKVLKASGVDFAVLGLEERDSGDVARRLGDEATFQILAKRNIQTLGKYTFKRIVTCDPHSFHVLKNEYGALGGEYLVQHHSTYIAELIAQNKLNLGQHKGGSVTYHDPCYLGRYNGEYEAPRDVLKALGIEVREMERSGFRSRCCGGGGGAPITDIPGKQRIPDMRMDDIRSTEAEVVAVGCPQCTAMLEGVVEPRPLIKDLAELVADVLLEEPAPAAAKAPAAKREPAEVH, encoded by the coding sequence ATGTTGAACACCCTTCTACCCATCCTGCTGTTCACTGCCCTTGCCCTGGCGGTGCTCGGCGCGTTGCGCCGTGTGCGCATGTGGCGCCGTGGCCGTCCATCGAAGGTCAATCTGATCGGCGGGCTGCTGGCCATGCCGCGTCGCTACCTGGTCGATCTGCACCATGTGGTCGAGCGCGACAAGTACATGTCCAATACCCACGTGGCCACCGCAGGCGGTTTCGTCCTGTCGGCGGCGCTGGCGATTCTGGTGCATGGCTTCGGTCTGCAGAACAAGATTCTCGGCTACGCCCTGCTGGTCGCCACGGTGATCATGTTCAGCGGTGCCATCTTCGTCTTCAAACGCCGTCTCAACCCGCCTTCGCGCCTGTCCAAAGGGCCGTGGATGCGCCTGCCGAAAAGCCTGCTGGTGTTCGCCGCAAGCTTCTTCATCGCCACCTTGCCGGTGGCCGGCATCCTGCCTGCCAACACCGGCGGCTGGGTGATGGTCGCGGTGCTCGGGCTGGGCGTGCTGTGGGGCGTGTCCGAGCTGTTCTTCGGCATGACCTGGGGCGGGCCGATGAAGCACGCCTTCGCCGGTGCCCTGCACCTGGCCTGGCACCGGCGCAGCGAGCGCTTCGGCGGCGGCCGTTCGACGGGCCTCAAGCCCCTCGACCTGGAAGACCCGAAAGCGCCGCTGGGTGTTGAAAAACCGGCTGACTTCACCTGGAACCAACTGCTCGGCTTCGACGCCTGCGTGCAGTGCGGCAAGTGCGAGGCCATGTGCCCAGCGTTCGCCGCTGGCCAGCCGCTGAACCCGAAAAAGCTGATTCAGGACATGGTCGTCGGCCTGGCTGGCGGCACCGATGCCAAGTTCGCCGGTAGCCCGTACCCCGGCAAACCGATCGGCGAGCATGGCGGTCATCCGCACCAGCCGATCGTCAACGGCCTGGTCGATGCCGAGACGCTGTGGTCGTGCACCACCTGCCGCGCCTGCGTCGAGGAGTGCCCGATGATGATCGAGCACGTCGATGCCATCGTCGACATGCGCCGTCACCTGACCCTGGAAAAAGGCGCGACCCCGAACAAGGGCGCCGAGGTGCTCGACAACCTGATCGCCACCGACAACCCGGGCGGCTTCAACCCCGGCGGGCGGATGAACTGGGCGGCCGACCTCAACCTCAAGCTGCTCAGTGAAGTGAAGAGCACCGAGGTGCTGTTCTGGGTCGGCGACGGTGCCTTCGACATGCGCAACCAGCGCACCCTGCGTGCGTTCGTCAAAGTGCTCAAGGCCTCGGGCGTGGACTTCGCCGTGCTCGGCCTGGAAGAGCGCGACAGCGGCGACGTGGCCCGTCGTCTGGGCGATGAAGCGACTTTCCAGATTCTTGCCAAGCGCAACATCCAGACCCTCGGTAAGTACACCTTCAAGCGCATCGTCACCTGCGACCCGCACAGCTTCCACGTGCTCAAGAACGAGTACGGCGCGCTGGGCGGCGAGTACCTGGTGCAGCACCACAGCACCTACATCGCCGAGCTGATCGCGCAGAACAAGCTCAACCTTGGCCAGCACAAGGGCGGCAGCGTCACCTACCACGACCCGTGCTACCTGGGCCGCTACAACGGTGAGTACGAAGCCCCGCGCGACGTGCTCAAGGCCTTGGGTATCGAGGTTCGGGAAATGGAACGCTCCGGCTTCCGCTCGCGCTGCTGCGGCGGCGGTGGCGGCGCGCCGATCACCGACATCCCTGGCAAGCAGCGGATTCCCGACATGCGCATGGACGACATTCGCAGCACCGAAGCGGAAGTCGTGGCCGTGGGTTGCCCACAGTGCACGGCGATGCTCGAAGGTGTGGTCGAACCGCGTCCGTTGATCAAGGACCTGGCCGAACTGGTGGCCGACGTTCTGCTGGAAGAGCCAGCCCCTGCCGCAGCCAAAGCGCCAGCGGCCAAACGTGAACCTGCGGAGGTGCACTGA
- the dgcA gene encoding dimethylglycine demethylation protein DgcA, with protein MAFEAMFQPIQIGKLTIRNRVLSTAHAEVYATDGGMTTDRYVKYYEEKAKGGIGMAICGGSSVVAIDSPQEWWASVNLSTDRIIPHFQNLADAMHKHGAKIMIQITHMGRRSRWDGFNWPTLMSPSGIREPVHRATCKTIEVEEIWRVIGNYAQAARRAKEGGLDGVELSAVHQHMIDQFWSPRVNKRTDEWGGSFEGRMKFGLEVLKAVRAEVGDDFCVGMRICGDEFHPDGLSHEDMKQIAAYYDATGMVDFFGVIGSGCDTHNTLANVIPNMSYPPEPFLHLAAGIKEVVKVPVLHAQNIKDPNQAQRILEGGYVDMVGMTRAHMADPHLIAKIKMGQVDQIKQCVGANYCIDRQYQGLDVLCIQNAATSREYMGVPHIIEKSTGPKRKVVVVGAGPAGMEAARVAAERGHDVTVFEKKEQIGGQIITAAKAPQRDQIAGITRWYQLEFARLKVDLRLGTAADVATIQDLRPDIIVLAVGGHPFVEQNEHWGADEGLVVSSWDVLDGKVAPGKNVLVYDTICEFTGMSVADFIADKGSQVEIVTDDIKPGVAMGGTTFPTYYRSMYPKEVIMTGDLMLEKVYREGDKLVAVLENEYTGAKEERVVDQVVIENGVRPDEELYYSLKEGSRNKGQIDVEALFAIKPQPILSQAGDGYLLYRIGDCVAQRNVHAAIYDALRLCKDF; from the coding sequence ATGGCCTTCGAAGCAATGTTCCAGCCGATTCAAATCGGCAAACTGACCATCCGTAACCGTGTGCTCAGTACCGCTCACGCCGAGGTGTATGCCACCGACGGCGGGATGACCACCGATCGTTACGTCAAGTACTACGAAGAGAAGGCCAAGGGCGGTATTGGCATGGCGATCTGCGGAGGCTCGTCGGTGGTCGCCATCGACAGCCCGCAGGAATGGTGGGCCTCGGTCAACCTGTCGACCGACCGCATCATTCCGCACTTCCAGAATCTCGCTGACGCCATGCACAAGCATGGCGCCAAGATCATGATCCAGATTACCCACATGGGCCGTCGCTCGCGCTGGGACGGCTTCAACTGGCCGACCCTGATGTCGCCGTCCGGTATCCGTGAACCCGTTCACCGCGCCACCTGCAAGACCATCGAGGTCGAAGAGATCTGGCGCGTCATCGGCAACTACGCCCAGGCTGCGCGCCGGGCGAAAGAAGGTGGCCTGGATGGCGTCGAACTGTCGGCCGTGCACCAGCACATGATCGACCAGTTCTGGAGCCCACGGGTCAACAAGCGTACCGATGAATGGGGCGGCAGCTTCGAAGGTCGCATGAAGTTCGGCCTGGAAGTGCTCAAGGCCGTACGCGCCGAGGTCGGTGACGACTTCTGCGTGGGCATGCGTATCTGTGGTGACGAGTTCCACCCCGATGGCCTCAGCCACGAAGACATGAAGCAGATCGCCGCGTACTACGACGCCACCGGCATGGTCGACTTCTTCGGCGTGATCGGCTCGGGTTGCGACACCCACAACACCCTGGCCAACGTCATCCCGAACATGAGCTACCCGCCTGAGCCGTTCCTGCACCTGGCAGCCGGCATCAAGGAAGTGGTCAAGGTTCCGGTGCTGCACGCGCAGAACATCAAGGACCCGAACCAGGCCCAGCGCATCCTCGAAGGTGGCTATGTCGACATGGTCGGCATGACCCGTGCGCACATGGCCGACCCGCACCTGATCGCCAAGATCAAGATGGGCCAGGTCGACCAGATCAAGCAGTGCGTCGGTGCCAACTACTGCATCGACCGTCAGTACCAGGGTCTGGACGTGCTGTGCATCCAGAACGCTGCGACCTCCCGTGAGTATATGGGCGTGCCGCACATCATCGAGAAATCCACCGGGCCGAAACGCAAGGTGGTAGTCGTTGGTGCCGGTCCTGCCGGTATGGAAGCGGCCCGCGTTGCCGCCGAACGTGGCCACGACGTGACCGTGTTCGAGAAGAAAGAACAGATCGGCGGCCAGATCATCACCGCAGCCAAGGCGCCGCAGCGTGACCAGATCGCCGGTATCACCCGCTGGTACCAGCTGGAGTTCGCCCGTCTGAAGGTCGATCTGCGACTGGGCACCGCCGCCGACGTGGCGACCATCCAGGACCTGCGTCCGGACATCATCGTGCTGGCAGTGGGCGGTCATCCGTTCGTCGAGCAGAACGAGCACTGGGGCGCTGACGAAGGCCTGGTGGTGAGCAGCTGGGACGTGCTCGATGGCAAGGTCGCGCCGGGCAAGAACGTGCTGGTCTACGACACCATCTGCGAGTTCACCGGTATGTCGGTGGCGGACTTCATCGCCGACAAGGGCAGCCAGGTCGAGATCGTTACCGACGACATCAAGCCTGGGGTCGCGATGGGTGGTACCACCTTCCCGACCTACTACCGCTCGATGTATCCCAAAGAAGTGATCATGACCGGCGACCTGATGCTGGAGAAGGTCTACCGCGAAGGCGACAAGCTGGTTGCGGTGCTCGAGAACGAGTACACCGGCGCCAAGGAAGAGCGTGTGGTCGACCAGGTGGTGATCGAGAACGGCGTGCGTCCCGACGAAGAGCTGTACTACTCGCTCAAGGAAGGTTCGCGCAACAAGGGTCAGATCGACGTCGAAGCGCTGTTCGCGATCAAGCCGCAGCCGATCCTCAGCCAGGCCGGCGACGGTTACCTGCTGTATCGCATCGGCGACTGCGTGGCTCAGCGTAACGTGCACGCCGCGATCTACGATGCCTTGCGTCTGTGTAAGGACTTCTAA
- a CDS encoding DUF5943 domain-containing protein produces MAKIAPQLPIEVDSETGVWTSDALPMLYVPRHFFVNNHMGIEEVLGADKYAEILYKAGYKSAWHWCEKEAECHGLEGVAVFEHYMKRLSQRGWGLFEIQAIDLDKGTCEVKLKHSAFVYVYGKCGRKVDYMFTGWFAGAMDQILAARGSNIRTVAEQVYGGSEEGHEDGLFVTKPL; encoded by the coding sequence ATGGCCAAGATCGCCCCGCAATTGCCAATCGAAGTCGACAGCGAGACCGGTGTCTGGACCAGCGACGCCTTGCCGATGCTGTACGTGCCGCGTCACTTCTTCGTCAACAACCACATGGGCATCGAAGAAGTGCTGGGCGCCGACAAGTACGCCGAGATTCTCTACAAGGCCGGCTACAAGTCCGCCTGGCACTGGTGTGAAAAAGAAGCTGAGTGCCATGGCCTGGAAGGCGTCGCGGTGTTCGAGCACTACATGAAGCGCCTGAGCCAACGCGGCTGGGGCCTGTTCGAAATTCAGGCCATCGACCTCGACAAAGGCACCTGCGAAGTCAAGCTCAAGCACTCTGCCTTCGTCTACGTGTATGGCAAGTGCGGCCGTAAGGTCGACTACATGTTCACTGGTTGGTTCGCCGGTGCCATGGACCAGATCCTCGCTGCCCGTGGCAGCAACATCCGCACCGTGGCCGAACAGGTCTACGGCGGATCCGAAGAAGGCCACGAAGATGGCCTGTTCGTCACAAAGCCGTTGTAA
- a CDS encoding dipeptidase: MSPAELHADSIIIDGLIIAKWNRELFEDMRKGGLTAANCTVSVWEGFKATVDSIAASQKLIRENSDLVIPVRTTADIRKAKEQGKTGILFGFQNAHAFEDQIAYVEIFKQLGVGIVQMCYNTQNLVGTGCYERDGGLSGFGREIVAEMNRVGIMCDLSHVGSKTSEEVILESKKPVCYSHCLPSGLKEHPRNKSDEELKFIADHGGFVGVTMFAPFLAKGIDSTIDDYAEAIEYTMNIVGEDAIGIGTDFTQGHGKEFFEYLTHDKGYARRLTNFGKIINPLGIRTVGEFPNLTETLLKRGHSERVVRKIMGENWVNVLKDVWGE, from the coding sequence ATGAGCCCAGCCGAACTTCACGCCGACAGCATCATCATTGACGGCCTGATCATCGCCAAGTGGAACCGTGAACTGTTCGAAGACATGCGCAAAGGCGGTCTGACGGCAGCCAACTGCACGGTATCGGTCTGGGAAGGCTTCAAGGCAACCGTCGACAGCATCGCCGCCAGCCAGAAGCTGATTCGCGAAAACAGCGACCTGGTCATCCCCGTGCGCACCACCGCCGACATCCGCAAGGCCAAGGAGCAGGGCAAGACCGGCATCCTCTTCGGCTTCCAGAACGCCCATGCGTTCGAAGACCAGATCGCCTACGTCGAGATCTTCAAGCAGCTGGGCGTCGGTATCGTGCAGATGTGCTACAACACCCAGAACCTGGTCGGCACCGGCTGCTACGAGCGTGACGGCGGCCTGTCGGGCTTCGGCCGCGAGATCGTCGCCGAGATGAACCGCGTCGGCATCATGTGCGACCTGTCCCACGTCGGCTCCAAGACGTCCGAAGAAGTCATCCTCGAATCGAAGAAGCCGGTGTGCTACTCGCACTGCCTGCCTTCGGGTCTGAAAGAGCACCCGCGCAACAAGTCCGATGAAGAGCTGAAGTTCATTGCCGACCACGGCGGTTTCGTTGGTGTGACCATGTTCGCGCCGTTCCTGGCCAAGGGCATCGACTCGACCATCGACGACTACGCCGAAGCCATCGAGTACACCATGAACATCGTTGGTGAAGACGCGATCGGTATCGGTACCGACTTCACCCAGGGCCATGGCAAGGAATTCTTCGAATACCTGACCCACGACAAGGGCTACGCCCGCCGCCTGACCAACTTCGGCAAGATCATCAACCCGCTGGGCATCCGCACCGTGGGCGAGTTCCCCAACCTGACCGAGACCCTGCTCAAGCGCGGCCACTCCGAGCGCGTGGTACGCAAGATCATGGGTGAGAACTGGGTCAACGTTCTGAAGGACGTGTGGGGCGAGTGA
- a CDS encoding lysozyme inhibitor LprI family protein gives MKAMVWLVLLGVMTGAQAGEEDSTPCDNVDTEQQTYACAAFNRQTAERELKSAFDDLLQRLREQYPNQSSKVSDLSARLQAAQTQWMQLRDADCKLETFAEQPGSKAYEAALNTCLAQRSDDRSEYLQSLAQQ, from the coding sequence ATGAAAGCAATGGTATGGCTGGTTCTGCTGGGCGTGATGACAGGTGCCCAGGCCGGTGAAGAAGACAGCACTCCGTGCGACAACGTCGACACCGAGCAACAGACGTACGCCTGCGCCGCATTCAACCGGCAGACCGCCGAACGCGAATTGAAGTCGGCATTCGACGACCTGCTGCAGCGCCTGCGCGAGCAGTACCCCAATCAGAGCAGCAAGGTCAGCGACTTGAGCGCCCGCCTGCAAGCCGCGCAAACCCAGTGGATGCAACTGCGCGACGCCGACTGCAAGTTGGAAACCTTCGCCGAGCAACCTGGCAGCAAGGCGTATGAAGCGGCGCTCAACACCTGCCTGGCGCAGCGCAGCGACGACCGCTCGGAATACCTGCAGTCGCTGGCCCAGCAATAA
- a CDS encoding GlxA family transcriptional regulator: MAEIIDLLLVPGFSAMGFISAIEPLRVANRFRGELYRWRVLSLDGGAVQASSGMSVNAEQALGQGESARLLLVVAGFEPLRSFTPALQQALRRLDHAGVVLGGIDTGAMILAEAGLLDGHRATVHWEALEAFKERYPRLQATQELFEIDRRRITCAGGTASIDLMLDLIAQAHGSELAVQVSEQFVLGRIRPRQDHQRMEIAARYGLRNKKLVQVIGAMEKHTETPLDIQHLADAAGVTRRQLERLCQLHLKQTPSGLYLNIRLDKARQLLSQSDLSVTQVSLACGFELASYFTRCYKRRFGHCPREARRSALGA, encoded by the coding sequence ATGGCTGAAATCATCGACTTGCTGTTAGTGCCGGGCTTCTCGGCCATGGGCTTCATCAGCGCCATCGAGCCGCTGCGGGTGGCCAACCGTTTTCGCGGCGAGCTGTACCGCTGGCGGGTGCTCAGCCTCGATGGCGGCGCGGTGCAGGCCAGCAGCGGCATGTCGGTGAATGCCGAGCAGGCGCTGGGGCAGGGCGAGTCGGCGCGGCTGCTGCTGGTGGTCGCAGGTTTCGAGCCGCTGCGCAGTTTCACCCCGGCGCTTCAACAGGCGCTGCGCCGGCTCGATCATGCTGGGGTGGTGTTGGGCGGCATCGATACCGGGGCAATGATCCTTGCTGAAGCCGGCCTGCTCGACGGCCACCGCGCCACCGTGCACTGGGAAGCGCTGGAGGCATTCAAGGAGCGCTATCCGCGCTTGCAGGCGACCCAGGAACTGTTCGAGATCGACCGCCGGCGTATCACCTGCGCCGGTGGCACGGCCTCGATCGATCTGATGCTCGACCTGATCGCCCAGGCCCACGGCAGCGAACTGGCCGTGCAGGTCTCCGAGCAGTTCGTGCTGGGCCGGATCCGTCCGCGCCAGGATCACCAGCGCATGGAGATCGCCGCCCGCTACGGGCTGCGCAACAAGAAGCTGGTGCAGGTGATTGGCGCGATGGAAAAGCACACCGAAACGCCGCTGGATATCCAGCACCTGGCCGATGCCGCGGGGGTGACGCGGCGCCAGCTCGAGCGGTTGTGCCAATTGCACCTCAAGCAGACGCCGAGCGGGCTGTACCTGAACATCCGCCTCGACAAGGCGCGCCAGTTGCTCAGCCAGAGCGACCTCAGCGTGACCCAGGTCAGCCTGGCCTGCGGCTTCGAGCTGGCCTCGTATTTCACCCGTTGCTATAAGCGCCGCTTCGGCCATTGCCCGCGCGAGGCCCGGCGCAGCGCACTGGGTGCCTGA
- the choX gene encoding choline ABC transporter substrate-binding protein encodes MPRPISRSLLSLAVSTLLVTPLYAAEPAVCKNVRLGVVNWTDVIATSAMANVLLDDLGYSTKQTSASQQIIFAGIRDQRLDMFLGYWNPIMTQTITPFVDAGQVKVLEKPSLEDARATLAVPQYLADKGLKTFADIHKFEKELGGKIYGIEPGSGANTQIKAMIDKNQFGLGKFQLVESSEAGMLAAVDRAVRRNEPVVFFGWKPHPMNVNVKGGMVYLSGSEDALGPDEGRATVWTVTAPDYAQRCPNAYRLLSNLTFSAEDESRMMQPLLERKNPLESARQWLKDHPQDKARWLEGVTTFDGKPAI; translated from the coding sequence ATGCCTCGCCCGATCAGCCGCAGTCTGTTGTCCCTTGCCGTGAGCACCCTGCTCGTTACCCCGCTGTACGCCGCCGAACCCGCCGTGTGCAAGAACGTGCGCCTGGGCGTGGTCAACTGGACCGACGTTATCGCCACCAGCGCCATGGCCAACGTTCTGCTCGATGACCTGGGTTACAGCACCAAGCAGACCAGCGCCTCGCAGCAGATCATCTTCGCCGGCATCCGCGACCAGCGCCTGGACATGTTCCTGGGCTACTGGAACCCGATCATGACCCAGACCATCACCCCGTTCGTCGATGCCGGGCAGGTCAAGGTGCTGGAAAAACCCAGCCTGGAAGACGCCCGCGCCACCCTCGCCGTACCCCAATACCTGGCCGACAAGGGCCTGAAAACCTTCGCCGACATCCACAAGTTCGAGAAAGAGCTGGGCGGCAAGATCTACGGCATCGAGCCTGGCTCGGGGGCCAATACGCAGATCAAGGCGATGATCGACAAGAACCAGTTCGGCCTGGGCAAATTCCAGCTGGTCGAGTCCAGCGAGGCGGGCATGCTCGCTGCCGTCGACCGCGCCGTGCGGCGCAACGAGCCGGTGGTGTTCTTCGGCTGGAAGCCGCACCCGATGAACGTCAACGTCAAGGGCGGCATGGTCTACCTATCAGGCAGTGAAGACGCTCTCGGCCCGGACGAAGGCCGCGCCACAGTGTGGACCGTCACCGCCCCCGACTACGCCCAGCGCTGCCCCAACGCCTACCGCCTGCTGAGCAACCTGACCTTCAGCGCCGAGGATGAGAGCCGCATGATGCAGCCGCTGCTCGAACGCAAGAACCCCCTCGAATCGGCCCGCCAGTGGCTCAAGGATCACCCGCAAGACAAAGCCCGCTGGCTCGAAGGCGTGACCACCTTCGATGGTAAGCCGGCGATCTGA